The bacterium genome segment TTGTTCATTCCCTCATCCCGTGGTCCGTATCTCAAAGCCCTTGGTCGGCGTATTTTCACCGATCCGGCGCGGCTTGGCTATTCGTGCTTGGCGATAAATTCGCGAATATCGCTGTTGAATTTATCCGCATAGACCATATAGAAGAAATGCCCGCCGTCCTCGTACAATTTCAGCTCGGCGCCCGGAATGGCTTCGGCAAGCTGCTCCGAGTAGTAGGGGGGGCAGACGGCGTCGTTCTTCGCCCCGATCACAATGACCGGAACCCGGATCTGGCCCAGCCGGTCCAGCTGATCGTGCGCGATAATGCTGTCAATCCGCTCCGCGGCGACCTCGGGGGAGGAGGCGTCGGCAATGAGCTGCTTTTCTTTTTCGAGTATCTCATCGTAGTGATCCGTGAAATATTTCGGGTCGTTCAGTGTGGTTGAAGTCAGACGGGTAAGGGCTTCGGTGCCCAGACTGAGAAGGAAAAGCTTGCGCATCTCGAACTGGCGGATGAAAAAATGGTCGGATTTCGGCCAAGAGCAGCAGATGGCCGCGCTCCGGACCCGCTCCGGGTGATCGATGCAGAGAACCTGGATGGTCGCTCCGCCGGTGGAGGTGCCGACCAGGTGGGCTTCCTTGATCCCGGCGTCGTCCATGATCGCGACCACATCGGCCGCCATGTTTTCGACGCTGTAGACGCCGAGCGGCTGGGCGCTCTTTCCCGTCCCCCGGTGATCGTGGAGC includes the following:
- a CDS encoding alpha/beta fold hydrolase, with the protein product MAVVNSGGVDIFYEIMNAEGPGLPIFFIAGLNGMRSACMKQAVPFSKERPVVLHDHRGTGKSAQPLGVYSVENMAADVVAIMDDAGIKEAHLVGTSTGGATIQVLCIDHPERVRSAAICCSWPKSDHFFIRQFEMRKLFLLSLGTEALTRLTSTTLNDPKYFTDHYDEILEKEKQLIADASSPEVAAERIDSIIAHDQLDRLGQIRVPVIVIGAKNDAVCPPYYSEQLAEAIPGAELKLYEDGGHFFYMVYADKFNSDIREFIAKHE